Genomic window (Artemia franciscana unplaced genomic scaffold, ASM3288406v1 Scaffold_2229, whole genome shotgun sequence):
CGTTGGATTTCCAACATCTTGTTTTGGTAAGTCAGCAAAGTGTAAAATATGATATTCTTACATTCGAATTTCAATACTAATTGATTGGACTTTCAAAATTGGGTATTGGAAAGTCAACAGAACTTGGTATATTAAACTGTTTGGCAGGATTTTGAACATTTATTGttgaaaatttaacaaaagagtAAAGATTATATTCACTTGCTGGATTTCAAACATTTGCTGTTGAAAAGGCAACAAAAGATTGGAGATTACACtcacttgttttattttcatttttttttaatccagccAATCGTTAAAGATCCCAATCATTTgattgattaaattttttttttgaaaattcaacaagaaaatttgatcttttttaAGCGTTTGAAATTTCAACgcatcttttatttattttattttttacagtgTGTCCCAAAATAGGATGCAATTTGATCTTCCATCTACAAGAAGAGACTGTGCTGTAGCTTTCTGCCTGCCCTCTTACctgatttttctcaaaagaaaaatctcaatttttgaaaaatcatcgGACACTTAGCTTTAATCATCCCGTTGATAATCTCCACCCTAGGGTTACCCCGTGCACTGACATTTTTCTTGCGAGAATAACTTCTCATTTAGTATAGCTTTTGTTTCAGGTCGAAGTTGTGGAACCATCTCCAAGCCTCTACAGCCTCTACCAAGTTGATATCATGTGAAATGACATTTGTAAAGTAAGTGCCCACGCCTAATCTAGGCGGGTTTGTGTTGCGACGATTCTCAGTCTTGAAGACGGGATTGTTTCCtcctttccatttttttctatgCATTGTTGTTTATGCAGAAAGAATTGTTTCGttctttccagtttttttttgtttttgtttctattgCACTGTTAGTACCATGGCTCTCAGCTTGAAAGTGCCCTGTTTTGCTAAGCCCAGATCAAGTCTGGACgtaccaaaataatttttgatcgaCTCCGTTCCACCTTCAGAAATAGTAATTGGGAGTGGGAGGGCTTGTGAGGCTTCTGTGGGTCATTTTGACGAACAAAAAGTagccttaaaaaaatatataggaatCTGCGGTAATACGGAATGCAATTCAGTTATTCGAAAGGAAGCTGCTGCCATCTATAAAGCACGCTATGTTAACGTTGTTGGGATTAGGTTTGTCTGTTTGAAGGAGATGACCCTCGGCCTCGAATACTGCGAGAAAGTTTTGACAGATGAAGATGGgaatccacatttttttttaacaatgccAGGCTAATTCTTGGTTTCCTGTCCGTCTTGTGTAGTGAAGTAAGCAGAGAAATTGCTCCTGCCTTGTTTAGTTCGATGGCTTGTCAGGTTTCAGAGGGCTTAAGGTATATTCAATCGATAAAGATAATCCATGCTGACCTCAAATCGGCTAAAGTTTTGGTCACTGAAAGCAGGGGGCACGATGACTCTTGGCTCTTTATATTagcaaattttggaaaaagccGATTATCACTTGTGACATCAGTCGTTACTTCAACTACTCAAGATCAGTCTCAGCAAAATCGGAGTGGGACAACATGTTTTATGAGCCCAGAAAGATACGACAGAAAACGCCCTACCTTTGCTTGTGACCTGTTTTCTTTTGGAATGTTTCCATATGAGCTACATGATTTTACAATCAACTTTCCCTTCGAAAAGAATGGTTTTCCTGTTGACGTGATAGTCAATAAAATTAGGAGTGGAGTGATGCCTTGTCATGAAGATATTTCAAGTCCCCTAAAAGAAgttttcctgaaatattgcGCGTTTGAGCCGAAAGCTCGTCCCACTGTCTTCGAACTTTGCAAAATGTTGACTGAACTTGCCCCTGAAGCTTTCATGCAGCCAGATCGTGCTCTCAATTCCACAATTCAATTTCCAATACTCAATTCCAATAATGATTCTTGTCACGAGAATTTGTCTGTGTCAGATCTACCATTGACTGACCTTGGTCGACCGGTTTCTCACTCCAAAGTTTCCCATTCCGGTCTACCTGACCCTCATTTATTGGTTTCAGAAGTTATGGTGCCTGTTACGAAACCGTCTCAAATGATCTTGGATGCTGTCGCTAGCTGTGCACTACGAAATTTTGGCATCATGCagctgaaaaattttcagattcgTAATATTACaaacattctaaaaaaagaagatgcttTGGTTGTTTCAGGCACTGGAAGTGGAAAGTCGATTTGCTATTAAATTCCATCTGTTATGGAACCAGGTATTACTCTTTTGGTTGTTCCAACCATAGCACTGCGCAAGCATCAAAGTGATTTTTTACTTTCTCATGGCATCGATTCCTTTGCTGTTGGTGAGAAAATTACTCTTGTCGAATACGACCAACAAGTGACCGCCATTTCAGATTTGTCTGAAAATAAACCTGTGATTTTAGTAGGTACTCCAGAAATTTCTATGGGCCGGGAAGGATCGTTAGGATTCGTTCTGAGGCATAGATCTCTTTTAGACAGACGGTTGAAATTTGTAGTCGTCGACGAGCGCCATCTACTCTACGAATGGTGTGGCTTTAGAAGTTCCTTTTCAGAAGTGAAGAGCTTCAGAAATTTTTTCCCTCGCGCAACTTTCCTTCTATTGACAGCAACTCTGCTGCCCAAAGACGAGAAACTGATTATAGAGGAGTTTCTTCACAACCACTGTGTAGTTTGGATGACTGTTGATAGGCCAAATGTGAGGCTGGATATTTCGCATTACAACCCACCTTCAGGTTTGGAAGGTAGTGTGGATTGGGTTGAAAGTTGGTCTGAAGCTGCCAAGAGGATCATTGGAACAGTTAATGGACAGCCAGCCATAGTATATTTCTCGTATGCGTGGGAGGCCAATGCTGCATATTCTGCCATTTCCAGTTTAGGAGTCAAGGATGCTGGGTTCACTGGAGAATACTCATCACTGGATAAAAATCACATTCTTGCTGCAATCAGAAATGGGGAAATTGAAATACTCTGCGCCACAACCGCGTATGGCTGTGGCTTGAATCTTCCAGATGTTCGTTATGTTGTTTGTTTTGGCTTGCCAAAAAACATGTCGTCTTGGATGCAGGAACAAGGTAGAGCAGGACGTGACGGACAACCTTCTGGGGCCGTTATTCTCTTGAATGAAAAGTATGATATTAATCGCTGTGTATTCTGGCTTGACGGATCATCTGatggagacaaaaaataaatgttaaccAACTTTGTGGATGTCTTGAAATACGCCCATTCTGGCTTCTCTGGCCTTTGTCTCCGTAAATTTCAGGTCAAATATTTCGGCGAAAACTTGCCCTAGGACGACGCTCAAAGTTGCTGCCAGAGTTGTGACGACCAGAGTTTTCAGGATGTGTCCCGTGAAATTTGGAAAGTTGTAGACTGTTTTAACCTGTTTTATGATAGGGGAATTTCATCCGTTTCGAAACAAATTTCTTGCTCCCCTGGACTTAAACTATCCGTTTAATCTCCCGAGAAAGATGTTTGCCGTCCTTACTTGGCTGCCATTACTtgaccgccggtacggactgtaaagtctaaatgccgcatcctttacctttttacctttttttacttggC
Coding sequences:
- the LOC136042859 gene encoding uncharacterized protein LOC136042859; amino-acid sequence: MEPGITLLVVPTIALRKHQSDFLLSHGIDSFAVGEKITLVEYDQQVTAISDLSENKPVILVGTPEISMGREGSLGFVLRHRSLLDRRLKFVVVDERHLLYEWCGFRSSFSEVKSFRNFFPRATFLLLTATLLPKDEKLIIEEFLHNHCVVWMTVDRPNVRLDISHYNPPSGLEGSVDWVESWSEAAKRIIGTVNGQPAIVYFSYAWEANAAYSAISSLGVKDAGFTGEYSSLDKNHILAAIRNGEIEILCATTAYGCGLNLPDVRYVVCFGLPKNMSSWMQEQGRAGRDGQPSGAVILLNEKYDINRCVFWLDGSSDGDKK